The following proteins come from a genomic window of Lycium ferocissimum isolate CSIRO_LF1 chromosome 4, AGI_CSIRO_Lferr_CH_V1, whole genome shotgun sequence:
- the LOC132053392 gene encoding external alternative NAD(P)H-ubiquinone oxidoreductase B1, mitochondrial isoform X6, translating into MRGFTYFCKAFHSDSSYSRLLVLSSVSTGGLLVYAESNIESGKQVETNQSKPEKKKIVVLGTGWAGTSFLKDLDISSYDVQVVSPRNYFAFTPLLPSVTCGTVEPRSIVEPVRNIIKKRSGEIHFWEAECLKIDPENHTVFCRSGIGDNLAGHNDFNLQYDYLVIAVGAQVNTFNTPGVMEHCHFLKEVEDAQRIRRTVIDCFEKAVIPGLSEEERRTNLHFVIVGGGPTGVEFAAELHDFVHEDLVKVYPSVKDFVKISLIQSGDHILNTYDERISSFAEQKFQRDGIEVLTGCRVISVSDNFINMKVKSTGEHVEVPYGMVVWSTGVGTRPFVKDFMEQVGQEKRRILATDEWLRVKGCSNVYALGDCASVDQRKVMEDISAIFKAADKDDSGTLTIEEFRDVLDDIIIRYPQVDLYLKNKKLLAATDLLRDSEGNERDEVDIEGFKSALSHVDSQMKSLPATAQVAAQQGTYLARCFNRWDQCKTNPEGPRRFKSSGRHQFLPFGYRHLGQFAPLGGDQAAAELPGDWVSMGHSTQWLWYSVYASKQVSWRTRYLVVGDWVRRYIFGRDSSRI; encoded by the exons TACTGGAGGTCTATTGGTATATGCGGAATCAAACATAGAGAGTGGAAAACAAGTTGAAACGAATCAATCAAAAccagagaagaagaaaatagtGGTGCTTGGAACAGGATGGGCTGGTACCAGCTTCCTAAAAGATCTTGATATTTCTTCCTATGATGTTCAAGTGGTTTCGCCACGAAATTATTTTGCGTTTACACCTCTGTTACCTAGTGTCACATGTGGAACAGTCGAGCCACGAAGCATCGTGGAGCCAGTTAGGAACATAATAAAGAAG AGAAGTGGAGAGATTCATTTTTGGGAAGCAGAATGTCTGAAGATTGATCCAGAAAACCACACAGTATTTTGCCGTTCTGGTATCGGTGATAATTTGGCGGGACATAATGATTTCAACCTACAATATGACTATTTGGTTATAGCAGTTGGAGCTCAAGTGAATACTTTCAACACCCCAGGTGTAATGGAACATTGTCACTTTCTGAAG GAAGTGGAAGATGCTCAAAGGATACGCAGGACAGTAATAGATTGTTTTGAGAAAGCTGTTATTCCCGGCCTAAGTGAAGAAGAGCGAAGGACCAACCTCCATTTTGTTATAGTTGGAGGGGGTCCAACTGGAGTGGAATTTGCCGCTGAGCTACATGACTTTGTTCATGAGGACTTAGTAAAAGTATACCCTTCGGTTAAAGATTTTGTGAAGATATCACTCATCCAGTCCGGAGATCATATCCTGAATAC ATATGATGAAAGAATAAGCTCATTTGCTGAACAGAAATTTCAAAGAGATGGCATTGAGGTTTTGACAGGTTGCCGTGTCATTAGCGTCTCTGATAATTTCATCAACATGAAAGTAAAATCTACAGGAGAACACGTTGAAGTACCCTACGGGATGGTTGTATGGTCAACTGGAGTTGGTACTCGTCCATTTGTGAAGGATTTCATGGAACAAGTTGGCCAG GAAAAAAGACGTATTCTAGCAACTGATGAATGGTTACGAGTAAAGGGCTGTAGTAACGTGTACGCTCTTGGTGATTGTGCATCTGTAGATCAACGTAAAGTCATG GAAGATATTTCGGCCATTTTTAAAGCTGCGGATAAGGATGATTCTGGAACTTTGACCATCGAGGAATTCCGAGATGTCCTGGATGACATAATTATCCGTTATCCTCAAGTGGACTTGTATCTGAAGAACAAAAAATTGTTAGCGGCAACAGACTTATTAAGGGATTCAGAGGGAAATGAAAGAGATGAGGTAGATATTGAAGGTTTTAAATCGGCCCTTTCTCATGTAGATTCACAGATGAAAAGTCTACCTGCCACAGCTCAG GTTGCTGCTCAACAAGGTACATATCTTGCTAGATGCTTTAACCGCTGGGATCAATGCAAAACTAATCCTGAAGGCCCTCGCCGTTTTAAGAGCTCTGGACGTCATCAATTTCTACCCTTCGG GTATCGCCATTTAGGGCAATTTGCCCCTTTAGGTGGGGATCAAGCAGCAGCAGAACTTCCTGGAGACTGGGTTTCAATGGGTCATAGCACACAGTGGCTATGGTATTCTGTGTATGCAAG CAAGCAAGTTAGCTGGCGCACGAGGTACTTAGTGGTCGGTGATTGGGTAAGAAGATACATTTTCGGGAGAGATTCAAGCAGGATTTAA